The DNA region AAGTTACGAAATATTGATCAAAAATTTTAACTATCACTAAGGTTTGTAGGGTTAAAATATCCGTAATTCTACCAATAGTGATTTGAATTAAACCAGAATCTATTCCTTTGTGATTATATATAAATATAAATATCGTTTATATTTTAAAGGCTTTTCGTTGGGGGTAATAAGCGAGTTTACCTAAATCCTCTTCAATTCGAAGCAATTGATTGTATTTAGCCATACGGTCACTACGAGAAAGAGATCCTGTTTTTATCTGACCACAATTTAGTGCTACAGCAAGGTCTGCAATGGTATTATCTTCTGTTTCGCCTGATCTATGTGACATCACAGTGGTATAACCCGCATTATGAGCCATGTCTACCGCAGCAATTGTTTCGGTAAGAGTTCCTATTTGATTTACTTTTATAAGTATTGAATTAGCTATACCTTCGTTAATCCCCTTAGATAATCGATCTACATTGGTCACAAATATATCATCACCAACGAGTTGAATTGTATCACCAATTTTTTCGGTTAAATATTTCCATCCTTCCCAATCGTTTTCGTCCATACCGTCTTCAATTGAAATTATAGGATAACTATTACTTAATTCGGCCAAATAATCTGCCTGTTCTTTTGAGGAACGTACTTTTCCTCTTACACCTTCAAACTTTGTATAATCGTATTTACCATTGATATAAAACTCAGAAGCAGCACAATCAAGTGCAATCATAATTTCGACACCTAGTTTATACCCCGCATTTTTTACAGCTTTAGCAATGGTATCTAATGCATCTTCCGTTCCGCTTAAAGTTGGTGCAAAGCCTCCTTCATCACCTACCGTAATGCTCAACCCTCTATCCTGAAGTACTTTCTTAAGATTATGAAATATTTCAGTTCCCATTTTCATAGCATGAGTAAAATTTTTTGCTTCTACAGGCAATACCATAAACTCTTGAAATGCAATAGGTGCATCACTATGTGAGCCTCCATTAATAATATTCATCATTGGAACCGGAAGTGTCTTAGCTTTAACACCACCAACATAACGATATAATGGCATTCCTGATTCTTTTGCTGCAGCTTGTGCAACTGCTAGGGAAACTCCCAGAATAGCATTGGCTCCTAATACTGATTTGTTTGGTGTACCATCAAGATCGATCATATAAGTATCTATTTGTTTCTGTTCAAAGACAGATACCCCAAGCAAAGATTCAGCAATTTTATTATTTACATTTTTAACAGCTTGGGTAACCCCTTTACCCATATAATCACTCCCGCCATCTCTTAATTCTACAGCTTCATGTTCTCCAGTTGAAGTTCCTGAAGGGACAGCTGCACGACCTAGAAATCCATTTTCGGTGATTACATCTACTTCAATAGTAGGATTTCCCCGTGAATCAAATATTTGACGTGCGTGAATATCTACTATTTTGCTCATGCGGTTTGCAATTTGTGCTTTTTAATGTTTTCGATAAATTCGTCAAAAAGATAAGACGCATCGTGTGGTCCCGGACTGGCTTCTGGGTGATATTGAACCGAAAATACCGGTTTGTTTTTAATACGTATTCCAGCAACAGTATTGTCATTTAAGTGGATGTGCGTTATTTCAATATCGGGATGTTGTTCAGTATCTTCTTTATTTATTGCAAATCCGTGGTTTTGAGAAGTAATTTCTCCTTTACCTGTAATTAAATTTAGAATTGGATGATTGATTCCTCTATGACCGTTATGCATTTTAAAGGTAGAAATACCATTTGCCAATGCTATTATTTGATGACCCAAACAAATTCCAAACAAAGGTATACCACTTTTTATTATTTGTTTTGTAGCTTTTATAGCATTTTGAAGTGGTTGTGGGTCACCGGGACCATTAGACAAAAAATATCCATCGGGATTAAATGCTTTCATTTCTTCAAAACTTGTATCATACGGAAAGACCTTTATATAACAATCTCTTTTTGCTAGATTACGAAGTATATTTCTTTTGATTCCCATATCTAAGGCCGAAATTTTAATAGTTGAATCTGCGTTTCCGAAGTAATAGGCTTCCTTAGTGGAAACTTTTGAAGCCAACTCCAGACCATTCATATTAGGAATTCCTGCTAATTGTTTTTTAAGACTATCTATATTTTCAACTTCTGTTGATATTACAGCATTCATAGCTCCATTATCCCGAATGTAAGCTACTAATGCTCTTGTATCCACATCGCTTATAGTTAGCAAATTATTTTTCGCTAAAAAAGATTCTAATGAATTTTGTGCAGCAGGACGTGAATACTGATAACTAAAATTTCTACAAACTAACCCGGCAATCTTTATGGATTCAGATTCTATTTCATCATCGGCAACACCATAATTACCTATATGCGCATTTGTTGCAATCATTAATTGGCCATAATATGAAGGATCTGTAAAAATTTCCTGGTAGCCTGTCATTCCCGTATTAAAACACACTTCCCCAAATGCGGATCCTTTTATGTTTCCAACAGCTTTTCCATAGAAGATGGTTCCGTCTGCTAATAAAATAATTGCCTTTTTTCTTTTTTGGTATTTCATATTTAATAATGTTATGCGAAATTACTTTAAAAGATAGAGTTTATATACATTCATGTTTATAATTTTTAAACAAAAGATAAATTTATAGAAATGATCTAGGTTGGTGTACAAATGTGATTTTTGTG from candidate division KSB1 bacterium includes:
- the carA gene encoding glutamine-hydrolyzing carbamoyl-phosphate synthase small subunit, which gives rise to MKYQKRKKAIILLADGTIFYGKAVGNIKGSAFGEVCFNTGMTGYQEIFTDPSYYGQLMIATNAHIGNYGVADDEIESESIKIAGLVCRNFSYQYSRPAAQNSLESFLAKNNLLTISDVDTRALVAYIRDNGAMNAVISTEVENIDSLKKQLAGIPNMNGLELASKVSTKEAYYFGNADSTIKISALDMGIKRNILRNLAKRDCYIKVFPYDTSFEEMKAFNPDGYFLSNGPGDPQPLQNAIKATKQIIKSGIPLFGICLGHQIIALANGISTFKMHNGHRGINHPILNLITGKGEITSQNHGFAINKEDTEQHPDIEITHIHLNDNTVAGIRIKNKPVFSVQYHPEASPGPHDASYLFDEFIENIKKHKLQTA
- the eno gene encoding phosphopyruvate hydratase; this encodes MSKIVDIHARQIFDSRGNPTIEVDVITENGFLGRAAVPSGTSTGEHEAVELRDGGSDYMGKGVTQAVKNVNNKIAESLLGVSVFEQKQIDTYMIDLDGTPNKSVLGANAILGVSLAVAQAAAKESGMPLYRYVGGVKAKTLPVPMMNIINGGSHSDAPIAFQEFMVLPVEAKNFTHAMKMGTEIFHNLKKVLQDRGLSITVGDEGGFAPTLSGTEDALDTIAKAVKNAGYKLGVEIMIALDCAASEFYINGKYDYTKFEGVRGKVRSSKEQADYLAELSNSYPIISIEDGMDENDWEGWKYLTEKIGDTIQLVGDDIFVTNVDRLSKGINEGIANSILIKVNQIGTLTETIAAVDMAHNAGYTTVMSHRSGETEDNTIADLAVALNCGQIKTGSLSRSDRMAKYNQLLRIEEDLGKLAYYPQRKAFKI